The following are from one region of the Osmerus mordax isolate fOsmMor3 chromosome 1, fOsmMor3.pri, whole genome shotgun sequence genome:
- the LOC136945431 gene encoding Krueppel-like factor 15 — translation MVDNFVVSEESFLIYCGSPPAYHLSDMVTDSSTYQVMSSPFSEDDLSESSSPRSCSSPESQVLSSSYGSSSSTESQDSILDYLLSQTSLGAAGGGAVVPMPLSNFLWDCRRDAPTNPEPVKEENLDFPVWSSVDMEEPPGRSFQPTLEEIEEFLEENMEVVSMKQEAQEGQALEEVVGLGGGLEVCRNASPGKRLEAESKHSDQTVPTSNAADTATTKEMTKGIQAKTPAQEPDTGLNKGPKRGSANKSVSTDGDANDDSSGMPVIVQIQPIQIKQEPTATPTPLPISQPPQSTLASDIKIAQLLVNIQGQTFALVPQLLPSTNLNVSSKFVRIAPVPIAAKPLGNGDALAGSQGGGILVGGQKFQKNLMADLIKMHKCTFPGCTKMYTKSSHLKAHLRRHTGEKPFACTWSGCGWRFSRSDELSRHRRSHSGVKPYQCPVCEKKFARSDHLSKHIKVHRFPRSTRTVRTAN, via the exons ATGGTAGATAACTTTGTAGTGAGTGAGGAGTCTTTTCTGATATACTGTGGCTCCCCGCCCGCATACCACCTATCGGACATGGTGACAGACTCAAGCACCTACCAGGTGATGTCCTCGCCCTTCTCTGAGGATGACCTCAGCGAGTCATCCAGCCCCCGGTCCTGTTCTAGCCCAGAGTCCCAGGTCCTCAGCTCCAGCTATGGTAGCAGCTCCAGCACAGAGAGCCAGGACAGCATCCTGGACTACCTGCTCTCCCAAACCTCTCTGGGGGCTGCAGGTGGTGGAGCAGTGGTCCCCATGCCACTATCCAATTTCTTGTGGGACTGTCGGAGGGATGCGCCAACAAATCCGGAGCCAGTGAAGGAGGAGAATTTGGACTTCCCGGTTTGGTCTTCTGTGGACATGGAAGAGCCACCTGGAAGGTCCTTCCAGCCAACCCTGGAGGAGATTGAAGAGTTCTTAGAGGAGAATATGGAGGTGGTGTCAATGAAGCAGGAGGCCCAGGAGGGACAGGcgttggaggaggtggtgggtctgggggggggcttAGAAGTCTGTAGGAATGCTTCCCCAGGGAAAAGGCTGGAAGCAGAGTCCAAGCATTCAGACCAAACTGTGCCCACTTCAAATGCTGCTGACACCGCAACCACcaaggaaatgaccaaaggtatACAGGCCAAAACTCCTGCACAGGAACCTGACACAGGCCTGAACAAAGGCCCCAAGAGGGGCTCAGCCAACAAGAGTGTCTCCACAGATGGTGATGCCAATGATGACAGTAGTGGGATGCCGGTCATCGTCCAGATCCAGCCCATTCAGATCAAACAGGAACCAACAGCGACACCAACTCCACTGCCTATATCCCAGCCCCCACAATCAACCTTGGCCTCGGATATCAAAATAGCCCAGCTGCTGGTCAACATCCAGGGCCAGACCTTTGCACTGGTCCCCCAGCTCCTTCCCTCCACCAACCTCAATGTCTCCTCCAAGTTTGTGCGCATTGCACCAGTCCCCATAGCGGCCAAGCCCCTGGGGAATGGGGATGCCTTGGCGGGGAGTCAGGGAGGGGGGATCTTGGTCGGGGGTcagaagtttcagaagaatcTAATGGCAGACCTTATCAAAATGCACAAATGTACTTTCCCAGGCTGCACCAAGATGTACACCAAGAGCAGCCACCTCAAGGCTCACCTTAGAAGACATACCGGGGAGAAGCCTTTTGCTTGCACCTGGTCTGGGTGTGGATGGAG ATTCTCGCGTTCAGATGAGCTGTCGCGACACCGGCGGTCCCACTCCGGGGTCAAGCCCTACCAGTGCcctgtatgtgagaaaaagttTGCTCGTAGTGACCACCTGTCAAAACATATTAAGGTCCACCGCTTTCCACGAAGCACCCGGACGGTGCGCACTGCAAACTGA